Proteins co-encoded in one Kocuria flava genomic window:
- a CDS encoding heavy metal translocating P-type ATPase: MTCASCANRIEKKLNKLDGITASVNYATEKASVTAPEGYDPQLLIAEVEKTGYTAELPAPKDAAAPGGEDDGESREDAELRTLRQRLIGSAVLAVPVIAMAMIPALQFDYWGFASLALAAPVVVWAGWPFHKAAWMNLKHGAATMDTLISVGTSAAMIWSIVALFFGTAGDRGVVHPFELTISRSDGLGHIYLEVAAGVITFILLGRYFEKRSKRRAGAALRALLELGAKEVSVLRNGKEERISIEELSVGDEFVVRPGEKIATDGVIVSGSSAIDASMLTGESVPVEVGEGDTVTGATVNAGGRLVVKATRVGSDTQLAQMARLVEDAQSGKAEIQRLADRVSGVFVPIAIAIAVATLGAWIGAGFPLSAGFTAAVAVLIIACPCALGLATPTALLVGTGRGAQMGVLIKGPEVLESTKRVDTIVLDKTGTVTTGKMTLTDVIPAPGVSRDELLRIAGGLEDYSEHPIAQAIAAGATAQVGELPTPESFDNIEGKGVQGVVDGHAVVAGREALLADWSMHLDEELKAAKQAAESEGKTAIAVGWDGQARGVLVVSDQIKPTSAEAISQFKDLGLTPVLLTGDNQTVAEQVAAEVGITEVIAEVLPKDKVDVVARLQGEGKVVAMVGDGVNDAPALAQADLGLAMGTGTDVAIEAADITLVRGDLRAAADAIRLARRTLRTIKQNLFWAFGYNSAAIPIAAFGLLNPMLAGAAMAFSSVSVVSNSLRLRRFKAKADNQNTPADSAPVPAREPAQV, from the coding sequence ATGACCTGTGCGTCGTGCGCGAACCGGATCGAGAAGAAGCTGAACAAGCTCGACGGCATCACCGCGAGCGTGAACTACGCGACCGAGAAGGCCAGCGTCACCGCCCCGGAGGGCTACGACCCGCAGCTGCTGATCGCGGAAGTGGAGAAGACGGGCTACACCGCCGAGCTCCCCGCTCCCAAGGACGCCGCCGCCCCCGGCGGCGAGGATGACGGCGAGTCTCGCGAGGACGCCGAGCTGCGCACCCTGCGTCAGCGGCTCATCGGTTCGGCCGTGCTCGCAGTCCCGGTGATCGCGATGGCGATGATCCCGGCGCTGCAGTTCGACTACTGGGGCTTCGCCTCCCTGGCTCTGGCCGCACCCGTGGTGGTCTGGGCCGGGTGGCCCTTCCACAAGGCCGCCTGGATGAATCTCAAGCACGGTGCCGCCACGATGGACACGCTCATCTCCGTAGGTACGAGTGCGGCGATGATCTGGTCGATCGTCGCGCTGTTCTTCGGCACCGCTGGTGATCGCGGCGTGGTGCACCCGTTCGAGCTCACCATTTCCCGCTCCGATGGCCTCGGGCACATCTACCTGGAGGTCGCCGCCGGGGTGATCACGTTCATCCTGCTGGGCCGCTACTTCGAGAAGCGCTCCAAGCGCCGCGCCGGTGCCGCCCTGCGTGCCCTGCTCGAACTCGGCGCGAAGGAGGTCTCCGTCCTGCGGAACGGCAAAGAAGAGCGGATCTCCATTGAGGAGCTGAGCGTCGGGGACGAGTTCGTGGTCCGGCCCGGCGAGAAGATCGCCACCGATGGCGTCATCGTCTCCGGCAGTTCCGCGATCGACGCGTCGATGCTCACCGGCGAGTCCGTGCCGGTCGAGGTCGGCGAGGGTGACACGGTGACCGGAGCGACCGTGAACGCCGGCGGACGTCTCGTCGTCAAGGCGACCCGGGTCGGTTCGGATACCCAGCTGGCGCAGATGGCCAGGCTTGTTGAGGACGCCCAGTCGGGCAAGGCTGAGATCCAACGCCTCGCCGACCGGGTCTCCGGGGTGTTCGTGCCGATCGCGATCGCCATCGCCGTCGCCACGCTCGGTGCGTGGATCGGCGCAGGATTCCCGCTCTCGGCCGGGTTCACCGCGGCGGTCGCGGTGCTGATCATCGCCTGCCCCTGCGCCCTAGGCCTGGCCACCCCGACGGCGCTGCTGGTCGGCACCGGACGCGGAGCCCAGATGGGCGTGCTCATCAAAGGCCCCGAGGTGCTGGAGTCCACCAAGCGCGTCGACACGATCGTGCTGGACAAGACCGGCACCGTCACCACCGGCAAGATGACCCTCACCGACGTGATCCCCGCCCCAGGCGTGAGCCGTGATGAGCTGCTGCGGATCGCCGGCGGGCTTGAGGACTACTCTGAGCACCCCATCGCCCAGGCCATCGCCGCAGGCGCCACCGCACAGGTCGGTGAACTGCCCACCCCGGAGTCCTTCGACAACATCGAGGGCAAGGGCGTCCAAGGCGTCGTCGACGGTCACGCCGTGGTCGCCGGCCGAGAGGCGCTGCTGGCTGATTGGTCGATGCACCTCGACGAGGAGCTCAAAGCCGCCAAGCAGGCCGCAGAGTCCGAGGGCAAGACAGCGATCGCCGTCGGCTGGGACGGGCAAGCGCGCGGTGTGCTGGTGGTCTCGGACCAGATCAAGCCCACCAGTGCGGAGGCGATCAGCCAGTTCAAGGACCTGGGTCTGACTCCGGTGCTGCTGACCGGGGACAACCAGACCGTGGCCGAGCAGGTCGCCGCCGAGGTCGGCATCACCGAGGTTATCGCCGAAGTGCTGCCGAAGGACAAGGTCGACGTCGTCGCCCGCCTCCAGGGCGAAGGCAAGGTCGTGGCCATGGTCGGCGACGGTGTCAACGACGCCCCCGCCCTGGCCCAGGCCGACCTCGGCCTGGCGATGGGCACCGGCACCGACGTGGCCATCGAAGCCGCTGATATCACCCTGGTCCGCGGTGACCTGCGGGCGGCCGCGGATGCGATCCGGCTCGCGAGGCGCACGCTGCGCACGATCAAGCAGAACCTGTTCTGGGCCTTCGGCTACAACAGCGCCGCCATCCCGATTGCGGCCTTCGGGCTGTTGAATCCGATGCTCGCCGGAGCGGCCATGGCCTTCTCGTCCGTCTCGGTGGTCTCCAACAGCCTGAGGCTGCGCAGGTTCAAGGCCAAGGCCGACAACCAGAACACCCCAGCAGACAGTGCCCCTGTCCCGGCACGCGAGCCGGCGCAGGTCTGA
- a CDS encoding YHS domain-containing protein → MTAHDHHNHGNDHDHGSASGGCSGHAPNTEDLAKANSDDVTECLVMAGTPVIKSDAEAAGLYRDYEGKRYWFCCAACGPLFDADPDRYANAA, encoded by the coding sequence ATGACTGCACACGATCACCACAACCACGGAAACGATCACGACCACGGCAGCGCCTCTGGCGGCTGCAGCGGCCACGCTCCCAACACCGAGGACCTCGCTAAGGCGAACAGCGACGATGTCACCGAGTGCCTGGTCATGGCCGGCACCCCGGTCATCAAGTCAGACGCTGAGGCCGCCGGGCTCTACCGCGACTACGAGGGTAAGCGGTACTGGTTCTGCTGCGCGGCCTGCGGCCCACTCTTCGACGCCGACCCCGACCGCTACGCGAACGCGGCCTGA
- a CDS encoding heavy-metal-associated domain-containing protein, which translates to MSATTTEYQVTGMSCGHCETAIRSEVSEIAGVTGIEVSAQTGRLAVTSEQPLDDAAVIAAVDEAGYAAVRS; encoded by the coding sequence ATGAGCGCAACCACCACCGAGTACCAGGTGACCGGGATGAGCTGCGGACACTGCGAGACCGCCATCCGGTCCGAGGTCTCCGAAATCGCCGGGGTGACCGGCATCGAGGTCAGTGCCCAGACCGGGCGCCTGGCCGTGACCAGTGAGCAGCCCCTCGACGACGCTGCGGTGATCGCGGCGGTCGACGAGGCCGGCTACGCCGCGGTCAGGAGCTGA